CGAATTTCATGTCGTAAAAATTCTGGTGAGAAAGAAGCTCCAGGAGTCCGGCCGGCATATTGGGCCGATACGCTTCGGAATACATGCCCTGCATCAGCTGCCGCCGTGTCCAGAACGGGTCATACTTCGCCCGGATGTCATTGACAATCTGGGTTTGCAGAATATCGGCATAATCCCGGCTGGCAAGTCTGGACTGCCCGTCGGGAAATTCACGGTTTCCTTCTTCATCAAACAGGCTGTATATGGAAAGGGTTCCTACAGAGCGGCCATCCTTTCGGATTCCGGCATCTGTATGAAACGCAAAACTCAAATCCACAGGAATGTCAAGTCCGGGCGCATTGCGATTTACATTGGGTCCATAGGGTGCCCCTTTCAGGTAATTCGCCCATTCGCCCCGGCTTTCATAATCGTCGTTATAATCCAGGGTATCATCATGGAAATCATAAACCAGAGTGTCCGGCATACCGGCAAATTGGAGATAATAACGGGAGGCTTCAAGCCACCGGGGCCGTCCACTGAGCCGGCCGTTCCGGGACACATTGCCCATCCCGCCGCCGAATTTCACGGCATCGGCACTTACCATGAGTCCCCGGCTCTCCGTTTTGTTTGTCAGCACAACCGATCCCTTATCCGGATTCCGCCCGGCGTCAAATTCAAAATAATCCAGAAAAATCCAGGTCCTGCCACCCATGGTCTGGTTAACGGCAAATTCCGTCTTGCCACCTTTATGATAAACCGTGTACCGGGCATCGGTCACATTCCCCCGATGATGCTCATAAGAAACATACACTGCATAACGCCCTGATTCCGGGATATCCGGAACCCACCGGATTTGGGCAGTTGCCACGGAATCGGCTTTAACCCGCCGGATAGTGCCTAAACGAAAAGGATTGATATTATTTTCATAAGGAGGATTCCCCACGGCAAATCCGGGAATCTCACTGGTTTCCCAGTTCCCCTTTTCCCGGTATGATAAAGAATCGGATGAATCATTATCCACAATCACCTCATGGACCTGTGTATCCCGTTCCCGGGCAACGAAGACAGTCCCTCCCGCATTTTCCAGCATGGGAATGATATAGGGGATCATGAACGACAGAGGCAGTTTATCCTCCACCGTCTCAAAAAGGCGGGGACGCTCCCATTCCCAACGGTCCTTTTCCATATTGTAGTACCAGCCGTGACTGTGCCACAAGGCAATGGCATTTCCGGAGAGCCCCTTTTCTGCATGTACCGATTTACTCAGATTCCGGACCAGCGGTTCAGGACGGTCCACCATTTTACCCCGGCGTGCCGCATCAATCTCCGTGGAATCCCGGTAGACATTGGGCACCAGTTCGGAAATGGGTGTTTCCAGAGTATATAATGTCACATCCCAGTTCCGATACCGCCATCCCAGCTTATCTTTCAGGGCTTCATAAATGTAATCCACCCGCTCCGGGCGATAGGGAAAATAAGAGAAATATTGGTTTAAATAGATTTTCATGGATTTTGCGTCTTTATCAACGTGCACACTGTCCACCCGGGATTGCAGACCGATATAGGCCGGGATTTCCGGAGTTTGAAAAGATTTTAAAAACTTTTCCGTCCGGATAACAATCCGCCGGGTGTTCCGGTCCATGCTTTTAAAATCGTATACATCTTTGGAAACGGTCATCATGGAAACACATCCGCTGAGCGCCAGTGCCAGTAGAATGAGTATCTGTTTTTTCATAATGTCTCCCTGCAAATAGTATAAGACAACCCGTGATCGTTGGGTTACAACTTCATAATCTCAGGTGTTGTTTCAACCTTATAATCCGTTCAAAAGAGCGGTCAATCACCGACTCTTGAATCCGTCCTTTTCGAATCCCTTCCCGGATCATGTCCATGATTCGGAGAGCAATTTCGGGATCATAGTGATTTGCATTGGCAATGGCAAGAATATCCACACCGGCGTTCAGGGCTATTTCAACAGCTTCTGCCTGATCATAGTGGTCATGGATGGCAGCCATATTCATGTCGTCGGAAATAATCACCCCTTTAAACCCCAGTTCATTCCGGAGAAGATCCGTCAGGATTTTGCGGGAAAGGGTTCCGGGGAAATCGGAGTCCAGTTTGCGATTATAGGCATGAGCCGTCAGGATGAAATCCGAAAACCCTTCCGAAATCAGTGTTTTGAAAGGATGCAGTTCCGATTCACACCATCCATCCGTGACATCCACCAGTCCAAAGTGTGAATCATTGGTGGAGCTTCCATGTCCGGGAAAATGTTTCAGGGTGGAATAAATCCCGTAATCATGAAAGATTTCTAACATAATCCGGGCATGCCGTGTGACAATCTCCGGGTCATGAGATATACACCGTTTCCGTAGGCCCAGAGCCGGATTTTGAGGATTCACATTCACATCTACCACCGGCGCCAGGTTGACATTGACCCCCAGTTCTTTCAGAAGTTTTGCCCGCCGTTCCGATTCCTCCCGCGTGAATGTCTCATCATTCCGGTCCCCGAATTCAGATGCGGGACACACAGGAGGAAAACCATACCGTTCTTTCAAACGGTTCACACTGCCGCCTTCATGATCAAGGGCAATAAAAAGGGGAATATCGGCTGTGTTCTGAATTTCCCGGGTCAGGGCTTTCAGTTGTTCCGGACTTTCGACATTGCCCCGGACAGGCGGACCGAATGGACTCACATCGTCAAAAAGCACCACCGATCCCAGATGATGATTCCGGATGATATTCCGGATATGACTATCCTCCGATAGACTCCGTCCCCGGAACCCGACCATCACCAGTTGACCTATTTTTACATCCCGGGAATAATGCGGCATCGTACCTCCTGACAATTCACCTGATAATTTGGCATTTCCTGGGGAGAAAACCAAAAATTCTTCCGGGCGGACACATGGATGGGTCCGCCCCTGCAACCTTTCTCCTTTTTAAACAAAAACATTAACATTAATTTATTACCATGCGAAAACACGTGATTTTCATCCTGGCCGTCTTTTTTCTTTTCTCCTGCGAATACAGGGATGAGGTTCCACCTGCCGTTAATATTACCCGACCGGAGGACGGACAGATTGTGGCGGATAAAATGGAGATTCTTGTGGCAGCGACGGACAATACATCCATCCGGAATGTGGCGTTAATCCTCGATGACCGCTACATCACGGACGCCACAGGGAGTCCCTTCATGCTCGCCCGGTGGGAAAACCACACACTGGATGACGGACGGTTTCATATCCTACGGGCCGTGGCCACGGACAAAGAGGGTAACAGCTCAGAATCCCCGCCGGTCCGTATTTTGGTCAACAGTATTCCCGCTAAAAAATGCCCGGTTACCTTCCACCCCGATCCGACAGGATTTTCATGGCCGTCTTTTCCCGACGGGCCTTACGACATCCACCTGATTAATCCTGAAAACCCAAACGATACCCTTGCAACCTGCGCGGCACATCCGGACACCTTTCTATCTGTCGGCAATCTTACGGATGTCCTCATTCAAATCCGTCCTCAAAGTACCGATACGGTGACATATCACCGATACGCAACTTTCACGCCAACCTGTGTTTTTCTCGATATACGGGATGACGGTTTTCAATCCGCCTATATCCGGAGTATTCAAACACCTTTCATTCGCCGTATCACTCATGAAAAAACCATTTATAGTGTCCAACCCTTTTCTGGCAGAGATCAGGTAAATTACCTTCTTGCTGACGGCTTATATCAGTCAAAATCAGACGGTTCTGGGTTGAAACGCATCCAACCCGGCAATTTTTTCCGGATGGATGTGAACCCCCACACCGGTGATATCCTCCTCCTGTCTTATCAAACCGTCCTGATATGCCAACCCGATGGAAAAAGTAAAGCCATTCCTTTCAAGGGATATCCAAGGGACATCCGGTGGTCAGCCGGTGGCGAACGTATCCTCCTGACGGGCATTCCCTATAAATTAGAACACCGGAGGATTTACGAAATCGATCCTCAAAATCCGGATCAGATCACACTGCTGTCTCCCAATGAAGATCTCCGGGACTATTCATATCCACTTGCCATTGACCCGGGAAATCACACACTTTTCACATCGGATAGTACCGTATACCACCGAAATCATGCAGACGGTTCCATTCATACGCTTCTCCGCTTTGACGGGGAGATCCTACAGCTCGAAGGCAATCCGGAAACCCGGCAGATTTTTATTGTTCTTCAAAAACAGGGTTTATTGGCCGGGGATACCCATTATGACGTATTTTCCCTTACATGGCCCGAATTGG
The Candidatus Neomarinimicrobiota bacterium DNA segment above includes these coding regions:
- a CDS encoding xanthan lyase, translating into MKKQILILLALALSGCVSMMTVSKDVYDFKSMDRNTRRIVIRTEKFLKSFQTPEIPAYIGLQSRVDSVHVDKDAKSMKIYLNQYFSYFPYRPERVDYIYEALKDKLGWRYRNWDVTLYTLETPISELVPNVYRDSTEIDAARRGKMVDRPEPLVRNLSKSVHAEKGLSGNAIALWHSHGWYYNMEKDRWEWERPRLFETVEDKLPLSFMIPYIIPMLENAGGTVFVARERDTQVHEVIVDNDSSDSLSYREKGNWETSEIPGFAVGNPPYENNINPFRLGTIRRVKADSVATAQIRWVPDIPESGRYAVYVSYEHHRGNVTDARYTVYHKGGKTEFAVNQTMGGRTWIFLDYFEFDAGRNPDKGSVVLTNKTESRGLMVSADAVKFGGGMGNVSRNGRLSGRPRWLEASRYYLQFAGMPDTLVYDFHDDTLDYNDDYESRGEWANYLKGAPYGPNVNRNAPGLDIPVDLSFAFHTDAGIRKDGRSVGTLSIYSLFDEEGNREFPDGQSRLASRDYADILQTQIVNDIRAKYDPFWTRRQLMQGMYSEAYRPNMPAGLLELLSHQNFYDMKF
- a CDS encoding glycoside hydrolase family 3 protein → MPHYSRDVKIGQLVMVGFRGRSLSEDSHIRNIIRNHHLGSVVLFDDVSPFGPPVRGNVESPEQLKALTREIQNTADIPLFIALDHEGGSVNRLKERYGFPPVCPASEFGDRNDETFTREESERRAKLLKELGVNVNLAPVVDVNVNPQNPALGLRKRCISHDPEIVTRHARIMLEIFHDYGIYSTLKHFPGHGSSTNDSHFGLVDVTDGWCESELHPFKTLISEGFSDFILTAHAYNRKLDSDFPGTLSRKILTDLLRNELGFKGVIISDDMNMAAIHDHYDQAEAVEIALNAGVDILAIANANHYDPEIALRIMDMIREGIRKGRIQESVIDRSFERIIRLKQHLRL